The Deltaproteobacteria bacterium sequence ACGGTCGCCAACATGAGCGTGCCTTTGAGGGCATCCGAACTCTTCTCCATGAACGGTTCGAGATGCGATACGGCGGCTTTCATGGCTTCCGCGCTTTGCAATACCTCGGCCACGATCAGTTCGTTAGCATTGAAGAGTCGCCCCACCTCGTCCATGCCCACCATAAGCGGACCGTTGATGATGGCGAGCGGACTTCGATGCTGTAACGCTTCATCGAGGTCGTCTATCAGCCCGTCCTTCGAGCCTTCGACGATGCAGCGCGCCAGCCGTTCATCCAGCGGCAGGTCCTTGCGCGTGTCGGTTTTCTCTTTGGTCTTTTTCTGGCGAAAGTGGGCGGCAAAAGCCGCGATCGGATCGTCGCCTCGCCAATAAATCAGGTCTTCGGACAGTCGGCGTTCCTCTTCGGGGATCGAGGCGTAGCGTTCGAGTTTTTCGCTGTTGACGATGGCCATGTCCAACCCGGCTTTGACACAGTGGTACAAGAACACCGAGTTCAATACTTCGCGCCCTGCTGGCGGCAAGCCGAAGGACACGTTGCTGATGCCAAGAATCGTCTTGCATTCGGGGAACATCTCCTTGATGAGGCGCACCCCGGCAATCGTCTCTTCGCCGGCACCGATATAATTCTGGTCCCCAGTTCCCAGCGGAAAGACCAGGGGATCGAAAATCAGGTCTTCCGGCGCGAGGCGATATTTCTTGGTCAGGAGTTCGTAGCTGCGGCGCGCGACTTCGAGCTTCCGCTGCCGCGTGACCGCCATGCCTTGCACGGGGTCTTCGTCGATGCAGCCCACCACTACCGCCGCACCGTAGCGGCGAATCAAAGGGACGACTTTCTCGAAGCGCTCCTCGCCATCTTCCAAATTAATCGAGTTGATGATGGCCTTGCCTTGCGACTGCTTCAGCGAGGCTTCGATCACTCGCGCATCGGTGGAATCGATCATCAGCGGCACTTTCACCTTGCGCACGAGGATGTCCAAGAACGTGTTCATATCCTCTAATTCGTCGCGATCCGGGTCAGCCAGACACACATCCACGACTTGCGCGCCGCCGCGCACTTGGCGACGGCCGAGTTCCGCCCCTTCTTCAAAGGCCCCGGCAACGACGAGTTCCTTGAATTTGCGCGAGCCGATGACGTTGGTTCGTTCTCCGACTAAGACTGGACGTTTGTCTTCGTCGATCACCAACGGCTCCAGACCAGACACCGCACTCCGGCGTGGCGCTTGGATCAGGCGTGGTTTTTTCCCGACCAGCATCTGCGACAAGAGCTGGAGATGCGCTGGCACTGTACCGCAGCATCCGCCCAATATGTTGACCCAGCCTTGATCGACGAAGCGCTCCAGTTTGGTGGCGATCAGCTCTGGGGTCTCGTTATACCGGCCTTCATCATCCGGCAGTCCGGCATTCGGCATACAGAGCACCGGGAAGCGGGAGAGCTGAGCGAGGGTGCGGAGATGATCCGTCATGAAGTCCGGCCCAGTGGCGCAATTGAGGCCGATGGCAAAAAGATCATTATGCGCCAGCGACACATACAGCGCCTCGACTCCCTGCCCGGCTAGCATCGTGCCCATGGTTTCGATCGTGCCGGACACCAACACTGGCACACTGAGCCCGACTTTTCGCATGGCTTCTTCGACACCGATCAAACCGGCCTTGAGATTCAACGTATCTTGCACGGTTTCGATGACGAGGAGGTCCACCCCGCCAAGAAGCAACCCCTCGGCTTGCTCGGCGTAGGCATTTCGCATCTGATCGAAATTCACGCCGCCAGTGACAGAAATCGTCTTCGTCGTCGGCCCCATGGACCCAGCGACAAAGCGTGGTTTCGCTGCTGTGCTGTGACGGACGGCCACCTCTTTCGCGATCTGGGCGGCGACGCGGTTGATTTCCAGGGTCTTGTCCTGAAGACCATACTCCGACAGGACGATGCTCGTGGCTCCAAAGGTATTGGTTTCGACGATATCACTCCCGGCAGTGAGAAAGCCTTCGTGAATGTCGGCAATGACTTTGGGTGCGGTCAGGACGAGATGCTCGTTGCAACCTTCATATTCGAGACCGCCAAACGTAACGGCATCGAGTTGGCAAGTCTGGATTGACGTGCCCATAGCGCCATCGAACAGCAAGATGCGTTCGCGTAGCAAGGTTTGGAGCACCTTGGCGGACTCGGAAAGTTGGGGAAGGTCAGACGCATGTGCCATAGGCTGGGCATGATATCCGGCGCTCGGGCAGGAATAAAGCGGCAAGGGGGACAAAACACGCGCGGAAAAAAGAAGGGAGCAGCGGTGAGGCTGCTCCCTAATGAAATTTGACGAGGCAACCGCAATAAGCCGGAGACGCCTCACCGAGGCGTCTCTACTCATCGAATCGGCGTTGTAAGGTTGCCGGGAGGGAGAAAGAGAGGCTGACAGCTACAGCAGGCTGGTGGTGTTAGTAGGCACCACGGTCGCCGGAGCGACTAGAGTCTTGATCGTAACGGCGATCATCGTAGCGACGGTCATCAGAGCGGCGATCATCGTAATCACGGTCGGACGCGCCGGAGCGGTCGCGGCGGAGATTATCGAGGTCGCGGCGCTGACGGTCAAGTTCGCGGCGGTTTTCCTCGATCTCGTCTTCTTGCCCCCGTTGCCGTTGGTCCTGTCCTTCCATTTGATCCCCGACGAGCCCACCGCCAAGGGCACCCAACGCGCCACCGATGAGTGCGCCTTTGCCTTGGTGCCCGACTTGATTACCGATGATGGCACCTGCACCCGCGCCCAGAGCGCCGCCGGTCAGCGCGCCTTTTTCGCGAGCGGTGAGAGGTGCCGCACACCCGGCCAATAAAGCCGTTAGGCTGACGATACCGATAAGACGTTTCATGAGAAGTTTCTCCTTTCGTTGTTCTGTTGCATTTACTGTGGCAATGAACCCGAAAGCCAAGGAAAAGTTCTGCTAAGTAGACCCGCAGAAATAGTTATGCTCCCGATCCTTGAAAATAGCGGGAAAAGCCGCAAAACTCAGCATAAGTTCTTTTGCGGTCCTACTTAGTTCTCGATCACCACTTCGACGCGGCGATTCTTGGCACGTCCCGACGGATTGTCTGTCCCGTCCTTACGTAGGTTAGGTGCGACCGGATACCGCTCGCCGAACCCCCGC is a genomic window containing:
- the metH gene encoding methionine synthase, with translation MAHASDLPQLSESAKVLQTLLRERILLFDGAMGTSIQTCQLDAVTFGGLEYEGCNEHLVLTAPKVIADIHEGFLTAGSDIVETNTFGATSIVLSEYGLQDKTLEINRVAAQIAKEVAVRHSTAAKPRFVAGSMGPTTKTISVTGGVNFDQMRNAYAEQAEGLLLGGVDLLVIETVQDTLNLKAGLIGVEEAMRKVGLSVPVLVSGTIETMGTMLAGQGVEALYVSLAHNDLFAIGLNCATGPDFMTDHLRTLAQLSRFPVLCMPNAGLPDDEGRYNETPELIATKLERFVDQGWVNILGGCCGTVPAHLQLLSQMLVGKKPRLIQAPRRSAVSGLEPLVIDEDKRPVLVGERTNVIGSRKFKELVVAGAFEEGAELGRRQVRGGAQVVDVCLADPDRDELEDMNTFLDILVRKVKVPLMIDSTDARVIEASLKQSQGKAIINSINLEDGEERFEKVVPLIRRYGAAVVVGCIDEDPVQGMAVTRQRKLEVARRSYELLTKKYRLAPEDLIFDPLVFPLGTGDQNYIGAGEETIAGVRLIKEMFPECKTILGISNVSFGLPPAGREVLNSVFLYHCVKAGLDMAIVNSEKLERYASIPEEERRLSEDLIYWRGDDPIAAFAAHFRQKKTKEKTDTRKDLPLDERLARCIVEGSKDGLIDDLDEALQHRSPLAIINGPLMVGMDEVGRLFNANELIVAEVLQSAEAMKAAVSHLEPFMEKSSDALKGTLMLATVKGDVHDIGKNLVEIILGNNGYRVINLGIKVPPETLIEAYRTHTPDIIGLSGLLVKSAQQMVVTAQDLNNAGIECPILVGGAALTSRFTAMKIAPEYGGLVCYANDAMQGLDLANQIVDADRRTALIEKITSDRERLAAQERKPVAIVESTEVVAPRVSSVTHNHDIPLPPDLRAHTLDNYDLEAIFAYVNPTMLYGKHLGLKGNLETLLGQRDEKAEQLYRQVRKIEEEVLAHHLLCARAVYRFFPAQSHGDTIQLYNSTGTDVLETFLFPRQAHGEHLCLSDFVAPRDSGRMDYVAMFTVTCGLGVREVSERYKQAGHYLQSHILQALAIESAEGFAELLHQRLREMWGFPDAADITMRERFKARYRGVRVSFGYPACPRLEDQSKLFELLRVTESIDVQLTEGFMMEPEASVSALVFHHPQAKYFSILEDELAAFEKQLAAGA
- a CDS encoding glycine zipper 2TM domain-containing protein, which encodes MKRLIGIVSLTALLAGCAAPLTAREKGALTGGALGAGAGAIIGNQVGHQGKGALIGGALGALGGGLVGDQMEGQDQRQRGQEDEIEENRRELDRQRRDLDNLRRDRSGASDRDYDDRRSDDRRYDDRRYDQDSSRSGDRGAY